In Brucella melitensis bv. 1 str. 16M, a genomic segment contains:
- a CDS encoding malic enzyme-like NAD(P)-binding protein, with protein MPASTPKGNISERAPTASEKEALDFHAQGRPGKLEINPTKPMTTQRDLSLAYSPGVAVPVKAIAEDAARAYDYTAKGNLVAVISNGTAILGLGNLGALASKPVMEGKAVLFKRFADVDSIDLEIDTTDIDAFINAVRYLGPSFGGINLEDIKAPDCFIIESRLRELMDIPVFHDDQHGTAIIAAAGLINALHLTGRDMKTTKLVCNGAGSAGIACIELIKAMGFAPENVILCDTKGVVYQGREEGMNQWKSAHAVKTDRRSLANAMKDADVFFGVSAKGALTQDMVRSMAPNPIIFAMANPDPEITPEEVERIRDDAIVATGRSDYPNQVNNVLGFPYIFRGALDVRATTINDAMKIAAVNALAELAREDVPDDVVAAIRAAARALGRTISFRCRSIRACLPPFPPPSPRLRWKPAWPGAPLPILKATSANCWRAATRSPRRCAAFTSVCAASQSASYLPKARKNR; from the coding sequence ATGCCAGCCTCGACGCCGAAGGGCAACATATCAGAACGCGCACCCACAGCCAGTGAGAAGGAAGCGCTCGACTTTCACGCTCAGGGGCGCCCCGGCAAGCTGGAAATCAACCCGACCAAGCCGATGACCACGCAGCGCGACCTGTCGCTCGCCTATTCGCCGGGCGTGGCCGTGCCGGTGAAGGCCATAGCCGAAGATGCCGCCCGCGCCTATGACTATACGGCCAAGGGCAATCTCGTCGCCGTCATTTCCAATGGCACCGCGATCCTCGGCCTCGGCAATCTGGGCGCGCTTGCCTCCAAGCCGGTGATGGAAGGCAAGGCTGTGCTGTTCAAGCGTTTTGCCGACGTCGATTCCATTGATCTTGAAATCGATACGACCGATATCGACGCTTTCATCAATGCGGTCCGCTATCTCGGCCCCTCCTTCGGCGGCATCAACCTTGAAGACATCAAGGCGCCGGATTGCTTCATCATCGAGAGCCGCCTGCGCGAATTGATGGACATTCCCGTCTTCCACGACGACCAGCATGGCACGGCCATCATCGCGGCTGCGGGCCTTATCAACGCACTGCACCTTACGGGCCGCGACATGAAGACGACAAAGCTCGTCTGCAACGGTGCCGGCTCGGCCGGCATCGCCTGTATCGAGCTTATCAAGGCCATGGGTTTTGCTCCCGAAAACGTCATCCTGTGCGACACTAAGGGCGTCGTCTATCAGGGCCGTGAAGAGGGCATGAACCAGTGGAAATCGGCCCATGCAGTAAAGACCGATCGCCGCTCGCTTGCCAACGCCATGAAGGATGCGGACGTGTTCTTCGGCGTTTCGGCCAAGGGTGCGCTGACGCAAGACATGGTGCGCTCCATGGCGCCCAATCCCATCATTTTCGCCATGGCCAATCCCGACCCGGAAATCACGCCGGAGGAGGTGGAGCGCATCCGTGATGACGCCATCGTCGCCACGGGCCGTTCGGATTATCCGAACCAGGTCAACAATGTGCTTGGCTTTCCGTATATTTTCCGCGGTGCGCTCGACGTACGCGCGACAACCATCAATGATGCAATGAAGATCGCCGCCGTCAATGCGCTGGCCGAGCTTGCCCGCGAGGACGTGCCGGACGATGTGGTGGCAGCCATCAGGGCAGCCGCCCGCGCTTTGGGCCGAACTATATCATTCCGGTGCCGTTCGATCCGCGCCTGCTTGCCTCCGTTTCCGCCGCCGTCGCCAAGGCTGCGATGGAAACCGGCGTGGCCGGGCGCGCCATTGCCGATATTGAAGGCTACAAGCGCGAATTGCTGGCGCGCCGCGACCCGATCGCCTCGACGCTGCGCGGCATTTACGAGCGTGTGCGCCGCCAGCCAAAGCGCATCGTATTTGCCGAAGGCGAGGAAGAACAGGTGA
- a CDS encoding phosphate acyltransferase — MLARRDPIASTLRGIYERVRRQPKRIVFAEGEEEQVMRAAVSYVNQGLGTAILVGREEHVEETARAAGLDLNRPGIEVINARLSSRNAAYADYLYEKLQRRGYLARDCLRLINNDRNHFAACMVALGDADGMVTGVTRNYATGLDDVRRVIDSKPGHRMVGVSIALCRGRTVFIADTAVHEMPTAAELADIAVEAAGMARRMGYVPRVALTAFSTFGHMGGERSARIQEAVRILATRHVDFEFDGEMSTDVALNPKLMEQYPFIRLSGPANVIVTPDNHSASIAADMLQELGGATIIGPLLVGLDKPAQIVTIGAKDSDIVNMAAITAYNATN; from the coding sequence TTGCTGGCGCGCCGCGACCCGATCGCCTCGACGCTGCGCGGCATTTACGAGCGTGTGCGCCGCCAGCCAAAGCGCATCGTATTTGCCGAAGGCGAGGAAGAACAGGTGATGCGCGCCGCCGTTTCCTACGTCAATCAGGGGCTTGGAACAGCCATTCTGGTGGGGCGCGAGGAGCATGTGGAAGAAACGGCGCGGGCCGCCGGCCTTGACCTCAACCGCCCGGGCATCGAGGTCATCAATGCGCGCCTGTCGAGCCGCAATGCGGCCTATGCCGACTATCTCTATGAAAAATTGCAGCGCAGGGGCTATCTGGCGCGTGATTGCCTTCGCCTCATCAACAATGACCGCAACCATTTTGCGGCCTGCATGGTGGCGCTGGGCGATGCGGATGGCATGGTGACGGGCGTGACCCGCAATTATGCAACCGGGCTTGACGATGTGCGCCGTGTGATCGATTCCAAGCCGGGCCATCGCATGGTGGGCGTTTCCATCGCGCTTTGCCGCGGGCGCACCGTATTCATCGCAGATACTGCCGTGCATGAAATGCCGACCGCAGCCGAGCTTGCCGATATTGCGGTGGAAGCCGCAGGCATGGCGCGCCGCATGGGCTATGTGCCGCGCGTGGCACTTACCGCCTTCTCGACCTTCGGCCATATGGGCGGCGAGCGTTCGGCACGGATTCAGGAAGCCGTCCGCATTCTGGCAACACGCCATGTCGATTTTGAATTCGACGGTGAAATGAGCACCGACGTGGCGCTGAACCCGAAACTGATGGAACAATATCCGTTCATCCGCCTGTCGGGCCCGGCCAATGTGATCGTCACGCCGGACAATCATTCGGCCTCGATTGCCGCCGACATGTTGCAGGAGCTGGGCGGGGCAACCATCATCGGCCCGCTGCTCGTCGGCCTCGACAAGCCCGCGCAGATCGTGACCATCGGCGCGAAGGATTCCGATATCGTCAATATGGCCGCGATCACGGCCTATAATGCGACGAACTGA
- a CDS encoding [protein-PII] uridylyltransferase produces MSAHDLKLEEIVNAETLRRKLNELADTADESYTSLPMRKVVLQTLKDALASGRANAEDMLMKDGGGTLCAKRLCYLMDTLIDILFEFATTRAYPTRNPSKAENMALVAVGGYGRGGLAQGSDIDLLFLLPYKQTPWGEQVVEYTLYMLWDMGLKVGHSTRNIDECIRLAREDMTIRTALLDARFLTGDKDLFRTLEIRFEEEIVKGTEPEFIQAKLAERDARHRKAGETRYLVEPNVKEGKGGQRDLHTLFWITKYFYRVKTKEELVKLGVLSRAELKLFNKAEDFLWAVRCHMHFATLKAEERLSFDIQPEIAQRLGYTAHPGQNYVERFMKHYFLVAKDVGDLTRIICAALEEQQAKHVPGFNRIFLTFSRRKRKLSDDGAFISENHRINIARPDIFRQDPVNMIRLFHLADRHGLEFHPEAMQSLTRSLKLINADLRENPEANRLFLEILTSPRNPELILRRMNESGVLGKFIPDFGKIVAMMQFNMYHHYTVDEHLLRCIAVLSEIEHGELKTEHPLSNHLITTIKRDRNLLYVTLLLHDIAKGRPEDHSIAGARIARRLCPRFGLTPSETETVEWLVREHLTMSMVAQSRDLNDRKTIIDFADTVQTMERLKLLLILTVCDIKAVGPGIWNGWKGQLLRTLFYETELVLTGGFSELSRAARDKQAREALAERLSDWPKEERDAYLALPYTNYFLTVSLDDQVRHAHFIRDADQQGRALVTMAKPHAFEAVTEITVLAPDHPRLLSVITGACAAAGGNIVDAQIFTTSDGRALDTILISREFDTDDDERRRAERVGKVIEDVLSGKAHLPDMLAKRTKPKKAARAFKVEPRVEINNTLSNKFTVIEVEGLDRPGLLSELTGLISDLSLDIASAHITTFGEKVIDSFYVTDLVGHKISNATRQGNIKRKLLALLGAENGARTNGRSPQAAA; encoded by the coding sequence ATGAGCGCACACGACCTGAAGCTGGAAGAGATCGTCAATGCCGAAACGCTCCGTCGCAAGCTCAATGAACTGGCGGACACGGCCGATGAAAGCTACACCAGCCTTCCCATGCGCAAGGTTGTGCTCCAGACGCTGAAGGATGCGCTGGCGAGCGGGCGCGCCAATGCCGAAGACATGCTGATGAAGGATGGCGGCGGCACGCTTTGCGCCAAGCGGCTCTGCTACCTGATGGATACGCTGATCGACATCCTGTTTGAATTCGCAACCACCAGGGCCTATCCGACGCGCAATCCCTCCAAGGCGGAGAATATGGCGCTCGTGGCAGTCGGCGGCTATGGGCGCGGCGGGCTTGCACAGGGTTCCGACATCGACCTTCTTTTCCTGCTTCCCTATAAACAGACGCCCTGGGGCGAACAGGTTGTGGAATATACGCTCTACATGCTCTGGGACATGGGGCTGAAAGTCGGCCATTCCACCCGCAACATCGATGAGTGCATTCGTCTGGCGCGCGAGGACATGACCATTCGCACAGCCCTTCTCGATGCGCGCTTTCTTACCGGCGACAAGGATCTGTTCCGCACACTTGAAATCCGTTTCGAGGAGGAAATCGTCAAGGGAACGGAGCCGGAATTCATTCAGGCAAAGCTTGCCGAGCGCGATGCACGCCACCGCAAGGCAGGTGAAACACGCTATCTGGTCGAACCGAACGTCAAGGAAGGCAAGGGCGGACAGCGCGACCTGCACACCCTGTTCTGGATCACCAAATATTTCTACCGCGTGAAGACCAAGGAAGAGCTGGTCAAGCTTGGGGTTCTGTCGCGAGCGGAACTGAAATTGTTCAACAAGGCTGAGGATTTTCTCTGGGCGGTGCGGTGCCATATGCATTTTGCGACGCTGAAAGCCGAAGAACGCCTTTCCTTCGACATTCAGCCGGAAATCGCACAGCGCCTCGGCTATACGGCGCATCCCGGCCAGAACTATGTCGAACGCTTCATGAAGCATTATTTCCTCGTCGCGAAGGATGTGGGTGACCTCACCCGCATCATCTGCGCGGCGCTGGAAGAACAGCAGGCAAAGCATGTTCCAGGCTTCAACCGCATCTTCCTGACCTTCTCGCGCCGCAAGCGCAAGCTTTCGGATGATGGCGCTTTCATTTCGGAAAACCATCGCATCAATATCGCACGGCCCGATATTTTCCGGCAGGACCCGGTCAATATGATCCGGCTCTTTCACCTTGCCGACCGCCATGGGCTGGAGTTTCATCCCGAAGCAATGCAGAGCCTCACCCGCTCGCTGAAGCTCATCAATGCCGACCTGCGCGAGAACCCGGAGGCCAACCGGCTTTTCCTCGAAATCCTCACCTCGCCGCGCAATCCGGAACTTATCCTGCGCCGCATGAACGAATCCGGCGTGCTTGGAAAATTCATTCCCGATTTCGGCAAGATCGTCGCGATGATGCAGTTCAATATGTATCACCACTATACGGTGGACGAGCATCTGTTGCGCTGCATTGCCGTGCTTTCGGAAATCGAGCACGGCGAGCTTAAAACCGAGCACCCGCTTTCAAACCATCTCATCACCACGATCAAGCGCGACCGCAACCTGCTTTACGTGACGCTTCTTCTGCACGATATCGCCAAGGGCCGCCCGGAAGACCACTCCATCGCGGGCGCACGCATTGCCCGCAGGCTTTGCCCGCGCTTCGGCTTGACACCATCCGAAACCGAGACCGTGGAATGGCTGGTGCGCGAACACCTCACCATGAGCATGGTGGCGCAATCGCGCGATCTCAACGACCGCAAGACCATTATCGATTTTGCCGATACGGTGCAGACGATGGAGCGGCTGAAGCTTCTCCTGATCCTCACCGTTTGTGATATCAAGGCGGTCGGCCCCGGCATATGGAACGGCTGGAAAGGCCAGCTTCTGCGCACGCTTTTCTATGAGACCGAACTGGTGCTGACGGGCGGATTTTCCGAATTGTCGCGGGCCGCCCGCGACAAGCAGGCGCGTGAGGCGCTGGCCGAGCGGCTTTCCGACTGGCCGAAGGAAGAGCGCGACGCCTATCTTGCCCTGCCCTATACCAATTATTTCCTCACCGTCAGCCTGGACGATCAGGTGCGCCATGCGCATTTCATACGCGATGCCGACCAGCAGGGCCGTGCGCTCGTCACCATGGCCAAGCCGCACGCATTCGAGGCCGTGACCGAAATTACCGTTCTCGCGCCCGACCATCCGCGTCTCCTTTCGGTCATTACCGGAGCCTGCGCGGCAGCGGGCGGCAATATCGTGGATGCGCAGATTTTTACCACCAGCGACGGGCGTGCGCTGGACACGATCCTCATCAGCCGCGAATTCGACACCGACGACGACGAACGCCGCCGGGCCGAGCGCGTGGGCAAGGTGATCGAGGACGTGCTTTCCGGCAAGGCGCATCTGCCCGATATGCTGGCGAAGCGCACCAAGCCGAAGAAAGCTGCCAGGGCTTTCAAGGTGGAGCCGCGTGTCGAGATCAACAACACGCTTTCCAACAAATTCACGGTTATCGAAGTGGAAGGTCTGGACCGGCCGGGCCTGCTTTCAGAGCTGACCGGCCTTATTTCCGACCTTTCACTGGATATCGCTTCGGCCCATATCACCACTTTCGGCGAGAAGGTGATCGACAGTTTTTATGTGACGGATCTCGTGGGCCACAAGATTTCAAACGCCACCCGCCAGGGCAATATCAAGCGCAAGCTCCTTGCCCTTCTGGGCGCAGAGAACGGCGCCAGGACAAACGGCCGCTCGCCACAGGCCGCAGCATAG
- the murJ gene encoding murein biosynthesis integral membrane protein MurJ: protein MSLVKKFATVASGTLMSRIFGFTREMFMAAALGTGPVADAFNAAFRFPNTFRRLFAEGAFNSAFVPLFAKEIEKNGMDGARRFSEEVFGVLFTVLLFLAIAMELSMPFIVRTVIAPGFTDDPVKFSNTVRLAIIMFPYLACMSLAAMMGGMLNSLHRYFAAAIAPVFLNIILIGVLAVAWMQGYDALAVGYGLSWGVMAAGLVQLAIVWIAVRHAGIKIGFRRPRLTPNVKRLLVLALPAAITGGITQINLLINTNIASGMQGAVSSLVYADRIYQLPLGVVGIAVATVLLPELSRALRGGHMKEASNLQNRSVEFTLFLTLPAAAALLVMSEPIVRLLFERGKFSPDSTLVVSNILAIYGLGLPAFVLIKAFIPGFFAREDTRTPMIFAAISVVVNVSLAITLFPHFGPTGIATAEIVAGWVNAVLLFATLVKRGHWGQDIPLLTRIPRLLIAAGIMAFGIHYAIGHFTYELSSAAPLAARAGTVAVMVITAMIVYFALAFGLGGANTGMIRRNLKRGGGKNQPKSEA, encoded by the coding sequence ATGAGTTTGGTCAAAAAGTTCGCCACGGTCGCATCGGGCACGCTGATGAGCCGCATTTTCGGCTTCACGCGCGAAATGTTCATGGCCGCAGCCCTCGGCACCGGGCCGGTGGCCGACGCCTTCAATGCCGCGTTCCGCTTCCCGAACACATTCCGCAGGCTTTTTGCCGAAGGAGCGTTCAATTCCGCGTTCGTGCCGCTTTTTGCCAAGGAAATCGAAAAGAACGGCATGGACGGTGCCCGCCGCTTTTCAGAAGAAGTCTTCGGTGTGCTTTTCACCGTGCTTTTGTTCCTGGCCATCGCGATGGAACTTTCCATGCCCTTCATCGTGCGCACCGTCATCGCGCCGGGCTTCACCGACGATCCGGTGAAGTTCTCCAATACGGTGCGTCTGGCCATCATCATGTTCCCCTATCTTGCCTGCATGTCGCTTGCCGCGATGATGGGCGGTATGTTGAATTCGCTGCACCGCTATTTCGCCGCGGCAATCGCACCCGTCTTCCTCAACATCATCCTGATCGGCGTTCTGGCCGTGGCCTGGATGCAAGGCTATGACGCACTTGCCGTCGGCTATGGCCTTTCCTGGGGCGTGATGGCCGCAGGCCTGGTGCAGCTTGCAATCGTATGGATCGCGGTGCGCCATGCAGGCATCAAGATCGGTTTTCGCCGCCCGCGCCTCACCCCCAACGTCAAACGTCTTCTGGTGCTGGCGCTTCCCGCGGCAATCACCGGCGGCATCACGCAGATCAACCTGCTCATCAACACCAATATCGCATCGGGCATGCAAGGCGCGGTTTCCTCGCTCGTCTATGCGGACCGCATCTACCAGCTTCCGCTCGGCGTTGTCGGCATTGCGGTGGCAACCGTGCTTCTGCCGGAACTGTCGCGCGCGCTGCGCGGTGGCCATATGAAGGAAGCCTCCAACCTCCAGAATCGCTCGGTCGAATTCACATTGTTTCTGACCTTGCCCGCTGCCGCCGCTCTTCTGGTCATGTCGGAACCCATCGTGCGTCTCCTTTTCGAGCGCGGCAAGTTCAGCCCGGATTCAACGCTCGTCGTCTCCAATATTCTGGCGATCTATGGCCTTGGCCTGCCTGCCTTCGTGCTCATCAAGGCTTTTATTCCGGGCTTCTTCGCCCGCGAAGACACCCGCACGCCGATGATTTTTGCGGCGATCTCGGTCGTGGTGAACGTTTCACTCGCCATCACGCTTTTCCCGCATTTCGGCCCGACCGGCATCGCCACCGCCGAAATCGTCGCGGGCTGGGTCAATGCCGTGCTCCTGTTTGCAACATTGGTGAAACGCGGCCATTGGGGGCAGGATATCCCGCTTCTCACCCGCATTCCGCGCCTGCTGATCGCAGCCGGCATCATGGCTTTCGGCATTCATTACGCCATCGGCCATTTTACCTATGAGCTTTCTTCCGCCGCCCCGCTTGCGGCCCGGGCCGGCACGGTTGCCGTGATGGTGATCACCGCCATGATCGTCTATTTCGCGCTCGCTTTCGGACTTGGCGGGGCCAATACAGGCATGATCCGGCGCAACCTCAAGCGCGGCGGGGGCAAAAATCAGCCGAAAAGCGAAGCATAA
- the trpS gene encoding tryptophan--tRNA ligase, protein MSTFKPLVFSGVQPTGNLHLGNYLGAIKRWVEVQKTEECIYCVVDMHALTVSPDPVELMQSTREVTAAFLAAGIDPKKSIVFNQSRVMQHAELAWVFNCVARIGWMSRMTQFKDKAGKDRENASLGLFAYPSLMAADILLYRATAVPVGEDQKQHLELTRDIAQKFNNDYSDRIASLGVGVDMKVGDEQVSGFFPLTEPMISGPAMRIMSLRDGTKKMSKSDPSDLSRINLIDDEDTITKKIRKAKTDSDGLPSEVDGLEGRPEADNLVGIYAALSSTTKEDVLKEFGGRQFSDLKASLADLAVARLSPITHEMRRLVADPAHIDSVLRDGGEQAGAIAEQTMRHVRDIVGWLQN, encoded by the coding sequence ATGAGCACGTTCAAACCGCTTGTCTTCTCCGGCGTCCAACCGACCGGAAATCTTCACCTCGGCAATTATCTCGGGGCGATCAAGCGGTGGGTCGAAGTCCAGAAGACCGAGGAATGCATCTATTGCGTCGTGGACATGCACGCGCTGACCGTTTCGCCCGATCCGGTTGAGCTGATGCAGTCGACCCGCGAAGTCACCGCCGCTTTTCTCGCCGCCGGCATCGACCCGAAGAAGAGCATCGTCTTCAACCAGAGTCGCGTCATGCAGCATGCGGAGCTTGCCTGGGTGTTCAACTGCGTCGCGCGCATTGGCTGGATGAGCCGCATGACCCAGTTCAAGGACAAGGCAGGCAAGGATCGCGAGAATGCCTCGCTCGGTCTTTTTGCCTATCCGAGCCTGATGGCCGCCGATATTCTGCTTTATCGCGCAACCGCAGTGCCGGTTGGCGAGGACCAGAAGCAGCATCTGGAGCTGACCCGCGATATTGCGCAGAAGTTCAACAACGACTATTCCGACCGCATCGCCTCGCTTGGTGTGGGCGTCGATATGAAAGTGGGCGACGAGCAGGTTTCAGGCTTCTTCCCGCTGACGGAACCGATGATCTCTGGCCCCGCCATGCGCATCATGTCGCTGCGCGACGGCACCAAGAAAATGTCGAAGTCCGATCCGTCCGACCTGTCACGCATCAACCTGATCGACGATGAGGACACGATCACCAAGAAAATCCGCAAGGCCAAGACCGATTCCGACGGCCTGCCCTCAGAAGTGGACGGGCTGGAAGGCCGCCCGGAGGCCGATAATCTCGTCGGCATTTACGCCGCCCTCTCCTCGACCACCAAGGAAGATGTGCTGAAGGAATTCGGCGGACGCCAGTTCTCCGACCTGAAGGCCTCGCTTGCCGATCTCGCCGTTGCCAGGCTTTCACCGATCACGCATGAAATGCGTCGCCTGGTGGCCGATCCGGCCCATATCGACAGCGTTCTGCGTGATGGCGGTGAGCAGGCAGGCGCGATTGCCGAACAGACCATGCGTCATGTCCGCGATATTGTCGGCTGGTTGCAGAACTGA
- a CDS encoding universal stress protein — protein MEGCPLAGSFPRWHIAAMVSRRLSREAGHRRKFLAVIDETPECGRAVAYAARRARNTNGSLVMLFVIDNSEFQQILGVGEIMRAEAEERARTALEKFAANVRAEQGIDPELIIREGRTAEELLSLVEEDQDIAILVLAAGASKEGPGPLVQSLAGRAQFPIPVTVVPAGLSDDDIDALT, from the coding sequence ATGGAAGGCTGCCCGCTTGCGGGCAGCTTTCCGCGATGGCACATTGCCGCCATGGTATCCAGACGACTTAGCCGCGAAGCCGGCCACCGACGCAAATTTCTCGCCGTCATCGACGAAACGCCCGAATGCGGGCGCGCCGTTGCCTATGCAGCACGACGCGCCAGAAACACCAATGGTTCACTGGTGATGCTGTTCGTCATCGATAATTCGGAATTCCAGCAAATCCTCGGTGTGGGCGAGATCATGCGCGCGGAAGCCGAAGAGCGAGCACGCACTGCACTGGAAAAATTCGCCGCCAATGTCCGCGCCGAACAGGGCATCGACCCTGAACTCATCATCCGCGAGGGGCGTACGGCGGAAGAGTTGCTGAGCCTCGTGGAAGAGGATCAGGATATTGCCATTCTGGTTCTGGCGGCAGGCGCCAGCAAGGAAGGCCCCGGCCCTCTGGTGCAATCGCTCGCCGGGCGCGCGCAATTTCCGATTCCCGTTACCGTTGTTCCGGCTGGCCTCAGCGACGACGACATTGATGCGCTGACATGA
- a CDS encoding NifU family protein, which yields MFIQTETTPNPATLKFLPGKVVMPEGTADFRDPASAENTSPLAAKLFAVPGVTGVFFGYDFITVTKEDGEWQHLKPAILGTIMEHFMSGAPAMAGNANADAAAAHGEEEFFDEADTEIVETIKELIETRVRPAVAQDGGDITFRGFENGTVFLHMKGACSGCPSSTATLKHGVQNLLRHFVPEVQQVEQI from the coding sequence ATGTTCATCCAGACCGAAACCACGCCGAACCCGGCGACCCTGAAGTTTCTCCCCGGCAAGGTTGTGATGCCGGAGGGCACCGCCGATTTTCGCGATCCGGCCAGCGCCGAAAACACCTCGCCGCTTGCGGCAAAGCTGTTTGCCGTGCCGGGCGTGACCGGCGTTTTCTTCGGCTATGATTTCATCACCGTCACCAAGGAAGATGGCGAATGGCAGCATCTGAAGCCTGCCATTCTCGGCACGATCATGGAACATTTCATGTCGGGCGCGCCCGCCATGGCCGGCAACGCCAATGCCGATGCCGCGGCTGCGCATGGCGAGGAAGAATTCTTCGATGAAGCCGACACTGAAATCGTGGAAACGATCAAGGAGCTGATCGAGACCCGTGTTCGCCCCGCCGTGGCACAGGATGGCGGTGACATTACTTTCCGCGGCTTTGAAAATGGCACCGTATTCCTCCACATGAAGGGGGCCTGTTCCGGTTGCCCGTCTTCGACGGCTACGCTCAAGCACGGCGTCCAGAACCTCCTGCGCCATTTCGTGCCGGAAGTGCAGCAGGTCGAACAGATCTGA
- a CDS encoding L,D-transpeptidase produces MDSRVLKLTAALFLGAALAGCSTAGGSFYTASYSSVSDAGYAIPAIPSEKIPAQYRRQVVKYATDEKPGTIIVDTREKFLYLIMPEGKAVRYGIGVGRRGFEWSGTARVAMKREWPTWTPPSAMIKRQPELAKYRNGMDPGLRNPLGARALYLYNKGGDTGYRLHGTPEWWSIGKAMSSGCIRLMNQDIIDLYNRVEQGAKVVVKQ; encoded by the coding sequence ATGGATTCTCGCGTTCTCAAGCTGACAGCGGCTCTTTTTCTTGGAGCAGCACTTGCTGGTTGCTCCACAGCCGGTGGTTCTTTCTACACGGCGTCTTACTCGTCAGTCAGCGATGCTGGTTACGCCATCCCGGCAATCCCGAGCGAAAAGATACCGGCGCAATATCGCCGTCAGGTTGTAAAATATGCGACGGACGAAAAGCCGGGCACCATCATTGTCGATACGCGTGAGAAATTTCTCTATCTCATCATGCCTGAGGGCAAGGCGGTGCGCTACGGCATTGGTGTTGGCCGCCGTGGCTTTGAATGGTCTGGCACGGCCCGTGTGGCGATGAAGCGCGAATGGCCGACCTGGACGCCGCCTTCCGCCATGATCAAGCGCCAGCCGGAATTGGCCAAATATCGCAATGGCATGGATCCGGGCCTGCGCAATCCGCTCGGCGCGCGTGCGCTCTATCTCTACAACAAGGGCGGGGATACGGGCTATCGCCTGCACGGAACGCCGGAATGGTGGTCCATCGGCAAAGCCATGTCTTCCGGCTGCATCCGTCTGATGAACCAGGACATTATCGATCTCTATAACCGTGTCGAACAGGGCGCGAAGGTTGTGGTGAAACAGTAA
- a CDS encoding MmcB family DNA repair protein has product MPIVIPNQTHPLSDGRQSENALLVRRGVQRLFLAMGLATLPELSLASGRRADLIAVSRKGEIWIVEIKSSIEDWKADHKWPEYRAYCDRLFFATHPAVPREIFPEECGFILSDGYGAEILREAPEHRLAGATRKALMLRFARAGAARLMAAELAGLDVPGTEID; this is encoded by the coding sequence ATGCCCATCGTGATTCCCAACCAGACCCATCCGCTTTCCGACGGAAGGCAATCGGAAAACGCACTGCTCGTGCGGCGCGGCGTGCAGCGCCTGTTTCTGGCAATGGGGCTGGCCACGCTGCCCGAACTGTCGCTTGCATCTGGCAGGCGGGCCGATCTGATCGCGGTCAGCCGCAAGGGGGAAATCTGGATCGTGGAAATCAAATCCTCCATCGAGGATTGGAAGGCGGACCATAAATGGCCGGAATACCGCGCCTATTGCGATCGGCTGTTCTTTGCCACGCACCCGGCGGTGCCGCGCGAGATTTTCCCGGAGGAATGCGGCTTCATCCTGTCGGATGGCTATGGCGCGGAAATCCTGCGTGAAGCGCCGGAACACAGGCTTGCAGGCGCAACCCGCAAGGCGCTGATGCTGCGCTTTGCCCGTGCGGGGGCCGCCCGCCTCATGGCCGCCGAGCTTGCCGGGCTGGACGTACCCGGCACCGAAATCGATTGA
- the regA gene encoding global response regulator transcription factor RegA, with translation MEDLKQEDTEAIGNDPTLLLVDDDKPFLQRLARAMESRGFQVTTAESVEEGIAAVKTSAPAYAVVDMRLGDGNGLNIIEAIRSRRADTRAIVLTGYGNIATAVNAVKLGAIDYLSKPADADEVFAALTRRPGEKVAPPENPMSADRVRWEHIQRVYEMCERNVSETARRLNMHRRTLQRILAKRAPR, from the coding sequence ATGGAAGACTTGAAGCAGGAAGACACCGAAGCCATAGGCAACGATCCCACCCTCCTTCTGGTTGATGACGACAAACCATTCTTGCAGCGCCTGGCGCGTGCGATGGAAAGCCGGGGATTTCAGGTCACGACCGCTGAATCGGTTGAGGAAGGAATCGCCGCCGTCAAGACATCTGCCCCCGCTTATGCGGTGGTGGACATGCGGCTTGGCGATGGCAACGGTCTCAATATCATCGAGGCGATCCGCTCGCGCCGTGCCGATACGCGCGCTATCGTTCTCACCGGATATGGCAATATCGCAACTGCCGTGAATGCCGTTAAGCTCGGCGCCATCGACTATCTGTCGAAGCCCGCCGATGCGGATGAGGTGTTCGCCGCGCTCACCCGCCGCCCCGGCGAAAAGGTTGCGCCGCCGGAAAATCCCATGTCTGCCGACCGGGTTCGCTGGGAGCATATCCAGCGTGTCTATGAAATGTGCGAGCGCAATGTTTCCGAGACGGCACGCCGCCTCAATATGCATCGCCGCACTTTGCAACGCATCCTCGCCAAGCGCGCGCCGCGCTGA